A segment of the Marinomonas posidonica IVIA-Po-181 genome:
CTTGTTATCTCCTTGTACAACTTATAGATTTGCATTGAGTTTGGGTGAAGAATGCATAAAACGCAATGTGCCCCAATTGAGGTGGATCAATGATGACAGAAGAAGACTGGATGGCCTTGGCCATTAAGCAAGCCGAAAAAGCCGCAAGCGAAAGTGAAATTCCAGTTGGTGCCATTATTGTGCAACATGGCGAAGTGATCGGAGAAGGTTATAATTCGCCTATTTCGAAATGCGATCCGACGGCTCATGCTGAGATTCAAGCGATTCGTGATGCTTGTCAACGAGTGGGTAATTATCGTCTTCCCGAGGCCACGCTTTATGTCACGCTTGAGCCTTGTTCTATGTGTGCGGGAGCGATAATTCATGCTCGTATTGCACGAGTTGTGTATGCTGCAACGGAACCAAAAAGTGGTATTGTTGAAAGTCAGGGTCAGTTTTTTGATGCGCCTTATCTGAATCACTCTGTTGTGTCGCAAGGTGGTGTGCTGGCCGAAGTGGCGTCTGAACAGCTGACGCGTTTTTTCCAGTACCGCCGAGCCCAAAAGAAAAAGCTAAAAGAGCAGGCTAATCCTCCCATTTCATAATTAATTTGTTCATTTCTTGCAGAAAAGTCAGACTCTGCTGGCCTCTATTTACCTCATTGATTTAAAATACCCGCACCATTTCCCCCAAAACTACAAATGAGGCAATAACCAACATGCTAACCCTGCATGGTTCCGCAGCGCTATCAGCGTTTCGTAAGGCAAAGTTATTAGCGAATATGACTGCATCTGTCCCGTCTGTTACTGATGTTGACGCTCAGTTTATTCATTTTGTTGAACTGGCTGATGATCAGTCTCTTACGGCTGAACAAAATGTTGTTTTGCAACGAGCGCTTGCATACGGCCCTAAGTCGGCAGACATTCAATCGTCTGATCAGAGCGTATTAGTTGTCCCTCGCTTGGGCACAATTTCTCCTTGGTCTTCTAAAGCAACGGACATTCTTCATAACTGTGGTTTGGCTGCGGTGACTCGTGTAGAGCGTGGTGTTGAATATTTTATTCACAGTAGCAAGCCTCTGACGTTAGAAGAGTTAGACTTGTTATCCGCTATGTTGCATGACCGTATGACAGAAAGCGTGCTCCCGGCATTGAGTGACGCTGCGCAAATGTTCTCACATGCAGAACCGGCTCCAATGACCAGTGTTGATATATTAGCTGGTGGTCGTGCCGCTTTGGTTGAGGCAAACCAAAGTTTAGGCTTAGCACTGGCTGACGATGAAATTGATTATTTGGTTGAGTCTTTTGTCGAGTTAGGACGTAACCCCATCGACGTTGAATTAATGATGTTTGCTCAAGCGAACTCAGAGCATTGTCGTCATAAAATTTTCAATGCGTCTTGGACCATTGATGGCGAAGAGCAAGAACGCTCTTTGTTTAAGATGATCAAAAACACCCATGAGCACAATCCTCATGGCACCTTGTCTGCTTATAAAGACAATGCAGCAGTGATGGAAGGTCATCATGCTGGCCGTTTCTTCCCGTCTTCTGAGTCTCGTGAATACGACTTCAGTCAAGAAAACATCGATATTTTGATGAAGGTGGAAACCCATAATCACCCAACGGCGATATCGCCTTTTTCCGGTGCGGCGACCGGTTCTGGCGGCGAAATTCGTGACGAAGGTGCGACTGGAATTGGTTCAAAACCCAAAGCTGGGCTGAGTGGTTACACAGTATCCGACCTTAAAATCCCAGGGTACGAACAGCCATGGGAAAGCCATTACGGCAAACCTGCCCGTATTGTGACGCCATTGGACATTATGATCGAAGGTCCAATTGGTGGTGCGGCATTTAACAATGAATTCGGACGTCCAAATCTACTGGGCTATTTCCGAACTTACGAACAAAAAATTCAGGGCGCGTCACAAGAAGAAGTGCGTGGTTATCACAAGCCGATTATGTTGGCCGGTGGTCTTGGTAACATTCGTCGTGAACACGTTGAAAAAGATGAGATTAAAGTCGGCGCTAAGCTTATTGTGCTTGGTGGACCGGCAATGTTGATCGGTCTGGGGGGCGGTGCAGCCTCATCTATGGCCTCGTCTGATGGCAACGAAGACCTTGATTTTGCTTCCGTGCAGCGTGGAAACCCTGAAATGGAACGTCGTTGTCAGGAAGTGATCGACCGTTGCTGGCAATTAGGGGATAAAAACCCAATTAGCTTTATCCACGATGTGGGCGCAGGTGGTTTGTCGAATGCCTTGCCAGAGTTGGTCAAAGACGGTGATCGTGGTGGTAACTTCGATTTACGTAAAGTGTTAAACGATGAGCCTGGTATGTCGCCACTTGAAATTTGGTGTAACGAGTCGCAAGAACGTTATGTTATGGCCGTCTCGGCTGATCGAGTGGATGAGTTTAGTGCGATTTGTGAGCGTGAGCGTTGCCCGTTTGCCATTGTAGGGGAAGCGAAAGAAGAGATGCACTTGCAAGTGGCCGATGGGCACTTTGATAACAAGCCTGTGGATCTTCCCATGTCAGTCCTATTCGGTAAGCC
Coding sequences within it:
- the tadA gene encoding tRNA adenosine(34) deaminase TadA; the protein is MTEEDWMALAIKQAEKAASESEIPVGAIIVQHGEVIGEGYNSPISKCDPTAHAEIQAIRDACQRVGNYRLPEATLYVTLEPCSMCAGAIIHARIARVVYAATEPKSGIVESQGQFFDAPYLNHSVVSQGGVLAEVASEQLTRFFQYRRAQKKKLKEQANPPIS